In one Lachnospiraceae bacterium GAM79 genomic region, the following are encoded:
- a CDS encoding argininosuccinate synthase, translated as MAKDKVVLAYSGGLDTTAIIPWLKETYDYDVICACIDVGQESELEGLDERAKYSGASKLYILDVVDELCDEYIMPTVQADAVYENKYLLGTSFARPLIAKKLVEVARKEGAVAICHGATGKGNDQLRFELSIKALAPDIKVIAVWRQPEWKLDSRDAEIAYCQAHGIDLPFDAAHSYSRDRNIWHISHEGLELENPANEPNYDDLLVLGVTPEKAPDEDEYLTLDFEKGIPTAINGTKMKVSDIIRELNRLGGKHGIGIIDIVENRVVGMKSRGVYETPGGTILMEAHKQLEELTLDRETLAYKKLVATRFADLVYEGKWFCPLREALQAFVEKTQETVTGQVKMRLYKGNIIKAGTTSPYSLYSESLASFTTGELYNHKDATGFINLFGLSMKVRAMMNEKNKNNDK; from the coding sequence ATGGCAAAAGACAAAGTTGTTCTTGCATACTCAGGCGGCCTTGATACAACAGCTATCATCCCTTGGTTAAAGGAAACTTATGATTACGATGTTATCTGCGCCTGCATCGACGTAGGACAGGAAAGTGAGCTGGAAGGACTGGATGAAAGAGCAAAATATTCAGGAGCTTCCAAGTTATACATTCTGGATGTTGTTGATGAATTATGTGATGAATACATCATGCCAACCGTTCAGGCAGATGCTGTATATGAGAATAAATATTTACTCGGTACTTCTTTCGCAAGACCTCTGATCGCTAAGAAATTAGTTGAGGTTGCTCGTAAGGAAGGTGCTGTTGCGATCTGTCACGGCGCAACAGGAAAAGGAAATGACCAGTTAAGATTTGAGCTTTCAATTAAGGCTCTTGCTCCTGACATCAAGGTTATCGCTGTATGGAGACAGCCGGAATGGAAGCTGGATTCCCGTGATGCGGAGATTGCATACTGTCAGGCACACGGTATCGATCTTCCGTTTGATGCTGCTCATTCTTACAGCCGTGACCGTAATATCTGGCACATCAGCCATGAAGGTCTGGAACTGGAGAATCCTGCAAACGAACCAAACTACGATGATCTTCTGGTTCTCGGTGTTACCCCTGAAAAGGCACCGGATGAGGATGAATATCTGACACTTGATTTTGAAAAGGGTATCCCAACTGCTATTAATGGTACAAAGATGAAAGTTTCTGATATCATTCGTGAATTAAACCGTTTAGGCGGCAAGCATGGTATCGGTATTATCGATATCGTTGAGAACCGTGTTGTCGGCATGAAGTCCCGTGGTGTTTATGAGACTCCCGGCGGAACAATTCTGATGGAAGCTCACAAGCAGTTAGAGGAGCTGACTCTGGATCGTGAAACCCTTGCATACAAGAAGCTCGTAGCAACCAGGTTTGCAGATCTTGTATACGAAGGAAAGTGGTTCTGCCCTCTCCGTGAGGCTCTTCAGGCATTTGTTGAAAAGACACAGGAGACAGTTACCGGTCAGGTTAAGATGAGACTGTACAAAGGAAACATCATCAAAGCCGGAACAACTTCTCCATATTCTCTGTATTCTGAGAGTCTTGCAAGCTTCACTACCGGTGAGCTGTATAACCATAAGGATGCAACCGGATTCATCAACCTGTTCGGTCTGTCCATGAAAGTCCGCGCAATGATGAACGAGAAGAACAAGAACAACGACAAATAA
- a CDS encoding ABC transporter permease produces the protein MQVFKSYFKILNKKKGSMLMYIGIFAGIIFGFILPNSGKTEDEYKSMKCKFAWFDYDQTAESEELFSYLDHAHKHAELKTDTTEAMQDSLFNRDTDCIVRIKKGYADHLDKEDLSDYIEIVAIPNRSKVELFEADVNKYISYLNAYFAAGYDRAEAAAQVDELFQTRTNVTMTTEDHGGKHSTRYTFFSYLGWIFVVMMIEGVSPVLIVYDKKELRERIASSAYKYSNMTKEILLGTIVTGFLGCAVFAVGGCFVFRKEMFTAAGLGNLLNMVCYMFVAMALAFLASKIVRNEEGFSMIGNIVSLGMAFLSGIFVPVEFLGEGVIKLAHFLPAYWYVKVVDLLDYEAKIPSEAFVYMGIEVLFAAAIITIAIVIDRARNQRLVSS, from the coding sequence ATGCAAGTGTTTAAATCCTATTTTAAAATCTTAAATAAGAAAAAAGGCTCAATGTTGATGTATATTGGGATTTTTGCAGGCATTATATTTGGATTTATATTGCCGAATTCCGGTAAAACAGAAGACGAATATAAAAGCATGAAGTGTAAATTCGCTTGGTTTGATTATGACCAGACGGCAGAAAGTGAAGAACTGTTTTCGTATCTGGATCATGCACATAAACATGCTGAATTAAAAACAGATACGACGGAAGCGATGCAGGACAGTCTGTTTAACCGGGATACAGACTGTATCGTCCGCATTAAAAAAGGTTATGCGGATCATCTGGATAAGGAAGATCTGTCCGATTATATCGAGATCGTTGCAATTCCGAACCGGAGCAAGGTGGAACTGTTTGAAGCAGATGTAAATAAATATATCTCTTATCTGAATGCATATTTTGCAGCCGGATATGACCGGGCAGAGGCAGCAGCTCAGGTGGATGAATTGTTTCAGACTAGAACGAACGTAACGATGACGACCGAAGACCATGGCGGAAAACATAGTACGAGATATACATTTTTCAGTTATCTGGGATGGATATTTGTGGTCATGATGATCGAAGGTGTGAGCCCGGTATTGATCGTATATGATAAAAAAGAATTAAGAGAACGGATCGCAAGCTCAGCATATAAATATTCCAATATGACAAAAGAAATCCTTCTCGGAACGATCGTAACAGGATTCCTTGGATGCGCAGTATTTGCGGTTGGAGGGTGCTTTGTATTCAGAAAAGAAATGTTTACGGCGGCAGGACTTGGAAATCTGCTCAATATGGTTTGCTACATGTTCGTAGCTATGGCACTTGCCTTTCTTGCAAGTAAGATTGTCCGAAACGAGGAGGGCTTCAGTATGATCGGCAATATAGTGTCCCTTGGTATGGCATTCCTGTCCGGCATCTTTGTTCCGGTGGAATTTCTTGGTGAAGGGGTCATAAAGCTGGCACATTTCCTTCCGGCTTACTGGTATGTCAAAGTCGTTGATCTTCTGGACTATGAGGCAAAGATACCATCGGAAGCATTCGTATATATGGGGATCGAGGTGCTCTTTGCAGCCGCCATCATCACAATTGCAATCGTGATCGACCGTGCCAGAAACCAACGCTTGGTGAGTAGTTAG
- a CDS encoding ABC transporter permease, with protein MFWHNFKYAGKMLIKGKDTLFWTILFPIALFTFMYMAFGNIMEKDEMFKDIPVAVVRDGKNDTALMMVLSTLSMDGENKRIDMEVLSEKEALQKLNDEEVTGVIYTSDASLIVRQSDIKESILESILNQYKQMEQMYLNLMQKDPEAASEIIQKAVQSDAVYYEEISTTDGCQNEYYNYFYAVLAMSCLFSSFAGITRMHKLQANESALGMRRCLSPNPKLVTVLAEYLALLLVQFAAEVITVIYMRLFGVQFGTKYPAILLVLFIACNIGIAGGMLIGTWSKCSYGGKIGIAVAVSLTFSFMADLMVHGIKNSIEDKLPILNRINPAVLVTDCLYALNVYDNYDRYFRNILILTGMAVCLLGASILILRRNKYASV; from the coding sequence ATGTTTTGGCATAATTTTAAATATGCAGGTAAAATGCTGATAAAAGGAAAAGATACACTGTTCTGGACGATACTGTTTCCGATCGCATTATTCACATTCATGTACATGGCATTCGGAAATATCATGGAAAAGGATGAGATGTTTAAAGATATCCCGGTCGCAGTTGTGAGGGATGGTAAGAATGATACAGCGCTTATGATGGTGCTGTCTACGCTTTCTATGGACGGCGAGAATAAACGGATCGACATGGAGGTGCTCAGTGAGAAAGAAGCACTTCAAAAGTTAAATGATGAAGAAGTGACCGGTGTGATCTATACATCGGATGCGAGCCTGATAGTGAGGCAGAGTGACATCAAGGAGTCGATACTGGAATCAATCCTGAATCAGTATAAGCAGATGGAACAGATGTATCTGAATCTGATGCAGAAGGATCCGGAGGCTGCATCGGAGATCATTCAGAAGGCAGTGCAGAGCGATGCGGTATATTATGAAGAGATTTCCACAACGGACGGATGTCAGAATGAGTATTATAATTATTTCTATGCAGTGCTTGCTATGAGTTGCCTGTTTTCTTCCTTTGCCGGAATCACAAGAATGCATAAGCTGCAGGCAAATGAAAGCGCACTTGGAATGCGTCGTTGTCTGTCACCGAATCCTAAACTTGTGACTGTTCTGGCGGAGTATCTGGCATTACTGCTGGTTCAGTTTGCAGCCGAGGTTATCACTGTAATCTATATGCGGCTGTTCGGTGTACAGTTTGGAACAAAATATCCGGCTATTTTACTGGTACTCTTTATTGCATGTAATATCGGTATTGCCGGAGGAATGCTGATTGGTACCTGGTCAAAATGCTCATATGGAGGAAAGATTGGAATTGCGGTAGCGGTCAGCCTTACCTTCTCTTTTATGGCGGATCTGATGGTTCATGGAATTAAAAACAGTATTGAAGATAAACTTCCAATTCTGAACCGGATCAATCCGGCGGTGCTGGTAACGGACTGTCTCTATGCGCTCAATGTATACGATAATTACGATCGTTATTTCAGAAATATCCTGATCTTAACCGGTATGGCTGTCTGTCTGCTTGGAGCGAGTATTCTGATCTTAAGGAGGAATAAATATGCAAGTGTTTAA
- a CDS encoding ABC transporter ATP-binding protein, whose protein sequence is MEYAIEVKDLVKRYKDFVALSHFDLEVREGEIFGLLGPNGSGKTTTINCILSLLTYDQGDVRVFGKKMTSTSYDLKREIGVVMQNVAVFDEMTVYENIDYFCGLYIRDKETRKQYVEDAIAFVELQDYKKFLPKKLSGGLLRRLNIACGIAHKPKLIFFDEPTVAVDPQSRNKILEGIVELNKKGATIIYTSHYMEEVEQICSRILIMDKGRKVALGTKEELKKMIKKTESIFIEAPALTDEQLLELRQLPHVYDSSYQDGMLKLTYSGGDHNLIRVMEYMKEHAVLFGKVYTELPSLNDVFLEITGKTLRD, encoded by the coding sequence ATGGAATATGCGATTGAAGTAAAAGATCTGGTGAAACGATATAAAGATTTTGTAGCATTATCACATTTTGATCTGGAGGTGAGAGAGGGCGAGATCTTCGGTCTGCTTGGACCGAATGGATCGGGCAAGACGACGACGATCAACTGTATCTTGTCACTGCTTACATACGATCAGGGCGATGTCCGCGTATTTGGTAAGAAGATGACATCGACGAGCTACGATCTGAAACGGGAGATCGGTGTTGTAATGCAGAATGTGGCTGTATTTGATGAAATGACGGTATATGAGAATATCGATTATTTCTGTGGGTTGTATATCAGGGATAAAGAGACAAGAAAACAGTATGTAGAGGATGCAATCGCATTTGTCGAGCTTCAGGACTATAAGAAGTTCCTGCCGAAAAAACTGTCAGGAGGACTTCTCAGACGATTAAATATTGCGTGTGGAATCGCACACAAACCGAAGCTGATCTTTTTTGATGAACCGACGGTAGCAGTAGACCCACAGAGCAGGAACAAGATCTTAGAGGGAATTGTCGAGCTGAATAAGAAGGGCGCAACGATCATTTACACTTCTCATTACATGGAAGAGGTAGAACAGATCTGTAGCCGTATATTGATCATGGATAAAGGTCGGAAGGTCGCTCTTGGCACGAAGGAAGAGCTGAAAAAAATGATAAAGAAGACAGAGAGTATCTTCATAGAAGCTCCGGCACTGACAGATGAACAACTGCTGGAGCTGAGACAGCTTCCACATGTGTATGACAGTTCATATCAGGATGGAATGTTGAAGCTGACCTACTCCGGTGGAGATCACAATCTGATCCGGGTTATGGAATATATGAAGGAGCATGCGGTATTATTTGGAAAAGTATATACCGAGCTTCCAAGTCTGAACGATGTGTTCCTTGAGATTACCGGGAAGACACTTCGGGATTAG
- a CDS encoding sensor histidine kinase translates to MKQILTRLLIFAICCIMCIHTFSICTRSVIYILLAIILAFGTMLIADRLSPTAPVLIHVGIFILCCLCLKFVVFLPLFCFYLSRRPVCFTAPIGVLSIILASAKLPMDTLLLIGVLCLCSILYGYLTTALTTLHQQMKHLTDTSKTNELLAKERIRMIRKEQNNMIYTATLKERNRIAREIHDNVGHMLTRSILQVGAIQTINKEPILTNPLSDLRATLDTAMNSIRSSVHDLHDESIDTKAAIQDMLNDITGFHTSFEYDMGNIVPKDIKYCLISIAKEAITNAVKHSNGDQLSILIREHPGFYQLTIRDNGTGIHLTTSPGIGLTNIQERVQSLSGTLQISTESGFRLFVSIPKYTQKGDRTA, encoded by the coding sequence ATGAAGCAAATCCTGACTCGACTGCTTATATTTGCAATATGCTGTATTATGTGTATTCACACTTTTTCTATATGTACGCGCAGCGTAATATATATTCTGCTTGCGATCATACTTGCTTTTGGCACAATGCTGATTGCTGACAGGCTCTCACCCACAGCTCCGGTACTGATCCACGTAGGCATATTTATTCTGTGCTGTCTGTGCCTTAAGTTTGTTGTATTTCTTCCGCTTTTCTGCTTCTATCTGAGCAGACGACCGGTTTGTTTTACTGCACCCATCGGAGTTCTTTCCATCATTCTGGCATCTGCAAAACTTCCGATGGATACTTTACTTCTGATAGGTGTCCTCTGTCTGTGCAGCATATTATACGGATATCTGACTACAGCGCTTACCACCCTTCATCAACAGATGAAGCACCTTACAGATACATCGAAGACAAACGAACTTCTGGCAAAGGAACGAATCCGTATGATCCGGAAGGAACAGAATAACATGATTTATACTGCAACCCTGAAAGAGAGAAATCGTATCGCCAGAGAGATCCATGATAATGTCGGTCACATGCTTACCAGATCCATTCTTCAGGTTGGTGCGATCCAGACGATCAACAAAGAACCGATCCTTACAAATCCGCTTTCCGATCTCCGCGCTACGCTGGATACCGCCATGAACAGTATACGATCAAGTGTCCACGACCTTCACGATGAATCCATTGATACGAAAGCTGCCATTCAGGATATGTTGAATGATATAACAGGCTTTCATACTTCATTTGAATATGATATGGGCAACATTGTTCCGAAGGATATCAAATACTGTCTTATCAGCATTGCCAAAGAAGCGATCACCAATGCTGTAAAGCACAGCAACGGCGATCAACTCTCGATTCTGATCCGGGAACATCCGGGCTTCTATCAGTTGACGATCCGTGACAACGGAACAGGCATTCACCTTACAACCTCCCCCGGCATCGGACTTACCAACATCCAAGAACGAGTCCAATCCTTATCCGGTACTTTACAGATATCAACCGAATCCGGATTCCGCCTGTTTGTCAGTATTCCAAAATATACACAAAAAGGAGATAGAACTGCATGA
- a CDS encoding response regulator transcription factor, producing MNIIIVDDDAFVSASLKIILESCSDITVLATGANGHDAISLYDTYSPDVLLMDIRMEGMDGLTAAKEIITGHPDAKILLLTTFADDDYIIKAIRTGAKGYILKQDFETVASAITAVHNGQTVFGNEIMNKIPTLLQTDDRFDYLSYNLTEKEFELIRLVADGLNNKEIAEQLFLSEGTVRNYLSNILMKLDLRDRTQVACFYYKNLL from the coding sequence ATGAATATTATAATTGTTGATGATGATGCATTTGTCAGTGCATCTTTAAAGATCATATTAGAATCCTGCTCAGACATTACCGTACTTGCAACCGGAGCAAATGGCCACGATGCCATCTCCCTGTACGATACATACAGCCCCGATGTTCTGTTAATGGATATCCGTATGGAAGGCATGGATGGTCTGACCGCAGCGAAAGAAATCATCACCGGACACCCTGACGCAAAGATTCTGTTACTTACTACCTTTGCCGACGATGACTATATCATCAAAGCCATCCGGACCGGCGCAAAGGGATACATCTTAAAACAGGATTTTGAGACAGTTGCATCTGCGATCACTGCCGTACACAACGGTCAAACTGTCTTCGGGAATGAGATCATGAACAAGATCCCTACCCTGTTACAGACTGATGATCGTTTTGATTACCTGTCCTACAATCTTACGGAAAAGGAATTTGAACTGATCCGACTGGTTGCAGATGGTCTGAACAACAAAGAAATTGCGGAGCAGCTCTTTCTCTCGGAAGGAACCGTCCGCAATTATCTCAGTAATATCCTTATGAAGCTTGACCTGCGCGATCGCACTCAAGTTGCCTGTTTTTATTATAAGAATTTATTATGA
- a CDS encoding YfhO family protein: MKINENIHGERELDTDPVTSTITINNDRFNRRYIRSCGMYLLLFLICIGFYMINMAVEHVYPFGSRSFLYQDACDQYPGILKIFLEWLHSGDKGSFIWERGLGIDIVLNMFYYCMSPFNIIAIVLGPDRVELSMTLMIVLKASCLAPAGLFFFRHSKIRRFAEKGLSEKYITVISMMFGLLYALNSYVVVYNHNVLWLDGLILLPFIAIAVEHLAEGKWQLRYTLLLACAFLFNYYFAFYICLFIVCYFFMQDWKNAKNLWSGVCRFFGWSVMAVSIAGMVVLPSLYAIMNLSSCGNGDYSLPWYRISNLGMFVNSFYPLRQISTGYLFSHNNYCGILVIMFFLLFLFGAGIKCSFKLRYTAVILFLTIGLNMVGLNYVLHGFTITHGLGNRFAFILVFFILMAGYIGMLRLQQVKVWQIISMSGIGITIFLLELFLNKEDANSYSYAAVLLFGISYLILLILYVRKSIRYTTCYVWMIVLLCIEIFANAWIQMPQKYNDERLQSEISASDWLTDYEQLQLAEGERKTALVSQNYMPYSDVNWYSSVANGSIVDVFTSLGISRYQNIEYTYRGVTPISRQLFNVRYVVTDETGVAGGYRLIDRKNEKIDFYEADNLAGMGFLMSKDVLDWSGTAKTEDTSDVFEKGSMAENQNELVKLVTGHKITQNAFTRIDIPEDAVTSAGMDITGQKNGEYSYISTNDVFSAITVNLTAEKDEDLYLECADTKPQCIEVKVNDEVTVSTNYTDSADFYHVGQVKEGDAVQIRMYAIRIRLYTTAVKDQEGTKAFALYSLDQNVVKAFEEYTESHQMTFDGWTDNTLNGHITTEESGILYLAVPYNKGFSAVVNGKKVAPVKIGTGLMGVPVEAGEHVITLTYNTPYLMAGICLSVIGILILAGYVMISRKKSSNK; the protein is encoded by the coding sequence ATGAAGATAAATGAAAATATTCATGGGGAGCGGGAACTCGATACAGATCCGGTTACTTCAACGATAACGATAAACAATGACAGATTTAACAGAAGATACATACGCAGTTGCGGGATGTATCTTTTGTTGTTTCTGATATGTATTGGATTTTACATGATAAATATGGCTGTAGAACATGTATATCCGTTTGGCAGCAGAAGCTTTCTGTATCAGGATGCATGTGATCAATATCCCGGTATACTGAAAATTTTCCTTGAATGGCTGCATTCAGGGGATAAAGGTTCATTTATATGGGAACGGGGGCTTGGAATCGATATTGTTCTGAACATGTTCTATTACTGCATGAGCCCGTTTAATATTATAGCCATAGTACTTGGTCCGGATCGTGTTGAATTATCTATGACATTGATGATCGTACTCAAAGCATCATGCCTGGCTCCGGCAGGACTGTTCTTTTTCAGGCATTCAAAGATTCGCAGATTTGCGGAAAAGGGATTGTCAGAGAAATATATAACTGTAATTTCCATGATGTTCGGACTCCTGTATGCGTTAAACAGTTATGTGGTGGTATATAATCATAATGTGCTCTGGCTGGACGGACTGATTCTGCTTCCGTTTATTGCGATTGCAGTTGAGCATCTGGCGGAAGGCAAATGGCAGCTCCGTTATACGTTGTTATTAGCCTGTGCATTTTTGTTTAATTATTATTTTGCATTTTATATTTGCCTGTTTATAGTCTGCTATTTTTTTATGCAGGATTGGAAGAATGCTAAGAATTTATGGTCCGGTGTATGTCGTTTCTTCGGATGGTCGGTTATGGCGGTATCGATTGCGGGAATGGTTGTTCTTCCGTCTCTTTATGCCATTATGAATCTGTCATCCTGTGGAAACGGGGACTATAGTCTTCCATGGTATAGAATCAGTAATCTAGGAATGTTTGTTAATTCATTTTATCCATTGCGACAGATATCGACGGGATATTTGTTCAGTCACAATAATTATTGCGGTATTCTGGTGATTATGTTCTTTCTGCTTTTCTTATTCGGAGCGGGAATCAAATGTAGTTTTAAGCTTCGATATACGGCCGTTATTTTATTCCTGACTATTGGATTGAACATGGTCGGATTAAATTATGTCCTGCATGGCTTTACGATTACGCATGGACTCGGAAATCGTTTTGCATTTATCCTTGTCTTTTTCATTTTGATGGCAGGTTATATCGGAATGCTCAGATTACAGCAGGTAAAGGTATGGCAGATAATCAGTATGTCAGGTATCGGTATTACTATATTCCTTTTGGAGCTGTTCTTAAATAAGGAAGATGCGAATTCCTATTCCTATGCGGCTGTATTGCTCTTTGGTATATCATATCTGATCTTATTGATCTTGTATGTCAGAAAGAGTATTCGTTATACGACCTGCTATGTGTGGATGATAGTATTATTGTGTATAGAGATCTTTGCAAATGCATGGATTCAGATGCCGCAGAAGTATAATGATGAGCGGCTTCAGAGCGAGATATCTGCTTCGGACTGGTTAACAGATTATGAGCAGTTGCAGCTTGCAGAAGGGGAGAGAAAGACTGCATTGGTGTCACAGAACTATATGCCGTATTCAGACGTAAACTGGTATTCATCTGTGGCAAATGGCAGTATAGTAGATGTGTTTACCAGCCTTGGAATATCAAGATATCAGAATATTGAATATACCTATAGAGGGGTAACTCCGATCAGTCGCCAGCTCTTTAATGTACGGTATGTTGTGACTGATGAAACAGGGGTTGCAGGTGGGTATCGTCTGATCGACCGGAAAAATGAGAAGATTGATTTCTACGAAGCGGATAATCTGGCAGGCATGGGATTTTTGATGAGTAAAGATGTTCTTGACTGGAGCGGAACAGCGAAAACGGAAGATACATCGGATGTATTCGAGAAAGGCAGCATGGCAGAGAATCAGAATGAACTGGTAAAGCTTGTGACCGGACATAAGATCACGCAGAATGCCTTTACAAGAATTGATATACCGGAGGATGCAGTAACAAGTGCCGGTATGGATATTACCGGACAGAAGAACGGTGAGTATTCCTATATCAGTACCAATGATGTTTTTTCAGCAATCACGGTGAATCTTACTGCGGAAAAAGACGAAGATCTGTATCTGGAATGTGCGGACACGAAGCCTCAGTGTATCGAAGTAAAGGTGAATGATGAAGTAACAGTGTCTACGAATTACACGGATTCAGCGGATTTTTATCATGTAGGTCAGGTAAAAGAAGGGGATGCTGTACAGATTCGAATGTATGCGATAAGAATTCGTCTTTATACAACGGCAGTTAAAGATCAGGAGGGAACGAAAGCATTTGCGCTGTATTCCTTAGATCAGAATGTAGTGAAAGCATTTGAAGAATATACAGAGTCACATCAAATGACATTTGACGGATGGACCGATAATACTTTAAATGGTCACATAACGACAGAAGAATCCGGTATTTTATATCTGGCGGTTCCGTACAATAAGGGATTTTCGGCAGTTGTTAATGGCAAAAAAGTAGCTCCTGTAAAGATCGGAACCGGCCTGATGGGTGTTCCTGTAGAAGCAGGGGAACATGTGATTACACTGACCTACAATACACCATATCTGATGGCGGGCATATGCCTGTCTGTGATAGGAATATTAATATTGGCAGGATATGTGATGATCAGCAGAAAAAAATCGTCCAATAAATAA
- a CDS encoding cell wall hydrolase: MFSYRYIKRNLLVAAATIVTAAGIGLVVKYGEALDHSPAYLNSQTAQTASVGTTTEEAATVDVAALQTSTTKKAAQKKTVVAKAEEKSEFDGKFIAKINDTLNIREEATTDSNIVGKLFDGNVGDVLETSGEWTKISSGDVIGYVNSDYILTGKDAETYAEDYKKVLGTVTDDTVRVRADKSTQSDILGLVAKDTVLSVKTQDKDWVEVTMNDGTDGYIAADYITVEETYEYAMSIDDYTAMVEAEQQKAYEVVSTDDSADIMTADEETTETATTETPTTEGATEADTEVSTTEATTEEKSDDSSKIDASQYDDAYLLACLVSMEAGYESYEGQLAVANVVLNRVRSGKWGSSISSVIYAPNQFPCATGSVMQGYLQDGPLSTAQQAANDALAGNNNIGSFMSFLNKNYIDTDSLSDYQIIGNHCFY, translated from the coding sequence TTGTTTAGTTATAGATACATAAAACGTAATCTGCTTGTGGCAGCAGCTACGATTGTTACAGCAGCGGGAATTGGACTTGTTGTAAAGTATGGAGAGGCGTTGGATCACAGCCCGGCATATCTGAACAGCCAGACTGCTCAGACTGCATCTGTTGGGACAACTACTGAGGAGGCTGCCACTGTTGATGTGGCTGCACTTCAGACCAGCACGACAAAGAAGGCTGCTCAGAAGAAGACTGTAGTGGCAAAAGCAGAGGAGAAATCCGAATTTGATGGTAAGTTTATCGCAAAGATCAATGATACATTAAATATCAGAGAAGAAGCTACGACAGATTCCAACATCGTAGGTAAGCTGTTTGACGGTAATGTAGGTGATGTATTGGAGACATCCGGTGAATGGACAAAGATTTCATCGGGAGATGTAATCGGGTATGTAAACAGTGATTATATTCTGACCGGCAAGGATGCTGAGACATATGCAGAAGATTACAAGAAAGTCCTTGGAACAGTAACAGATGATACGGTTCGTGTACGTGCAGATAAGTCTACACAGTCAGATATCCTTGGACTTGTAGCGAAGGATACCGTTCTTTCTGTTAAGACACAGGATAAGGATTGGGTAGAAGTTACAATGAATGACGGAACAGATGGTTATATAGCTGCGGATTATATCACAGTAGAAGAAACTTATGAGTATGCAATGTCGATTGATGACTACACAGCTATGGTAGAAGCTGAACAGCAGAAAGCATATGAAGTGGTATCAACTGATGACAGTGCAGATATAATGACGGCAGATGAAGAAACAACCGAGACGGCAACAACTGAGACTCCGACAACTGAGGGAGCAACAGAAGCGGATACAGAAGTGTCTACAACAGAAGCAACAACAGAGGAGAAGTCGGATGATAGTTCTAAGATTGATGCATCCCAGTATGATGATGCTTATCTGTTGGCATGTCTGGTCAGCATGGAAGCAGGATATGAATCCTATGAAGGACAGTTGGCAGTAGCAAATGTCGTTTTGAACCGTGTAAGAAGTGGTAAATGGGGAAGTTCTATTTCATCAGTTATTTATGCACCGAATCAGTTCCCTTGTGCAACGGGAAGCGTAATGCAGGGATACTTGCAGGATGGTCCGTTATCAACAGCACAGCAGGCAGCAAATGATGCCTTGGCCGGTAACAACAACATTGGAAGTTTTATGAGCTTCTTAAATAAGAATTATATTGATACAGATTCTTTATCTGATTATCAGATTATTGGAAATCATTGTTTCTACTAA